A region from the Ictalurus punctatus breed USDA103 chromosome 25, Coco_2.0, whole genome shotgun sequence genome encodes:
- the tdrd15 gene encoding tudor domain-containing protein 15 isoform X1, which yields MLTSCPFLRPREDSKLPAPCALWPVDLKLTHTDCSPGNMLVHFQGQYATICELDYNILRVEIQNVPKTTVSVEVGDFCLVEDLQSSHWHRGRVQNKSEDLFDVFLLDQGNILSVGPEHLSTISDSLLMLPPKIVCGFFANVLPVQECWDQPSEAYFSSLIGRLIKGYIHGLLPYKILILEVPEITKDLLRLSLGRHVDTDTFLLLVELEIEVPIQQGCESVPDLLIEKQIAQEISFKSSGLCGYENVLSLAGPKLDAGQKERVRIAAAINPGLFYCQTSSAAKDLKEMSERLALVCESRNGDIRDKPGENMGLLCAIKGKDERWHRGFVQCLPVNSQVRVVFVDYGYCESVKVEKIIPLPSEFLLRPVMTFPCSLSCLGDKDKVTVNQQLVLLRKGLLGKELVITVDDLNKEKNVFSVTLGNVVECAPIKTVQSKEVDTMASRGILINAHRLSYSPHEAKKMGNSKNLVAFEHLQDGSVFEGYIEHVQSPHDFWMRTAESNDRFEAMMNKLTDWFSRLQVNEEILQDPVPGELCCAMYEKDRHYYRALVVDIIEYGAEVFFIDFGNTEKVPSMVIKKIPDEFTVEPEFVLNCSLAHAVPLEEVWTTAATDFFRKATSNKVILVQVIYRRSDVYGVELYEKGFEKSESITRLLTNAKMAAYWTFSVMKTPGTPVEENNKTGKTFARRQFAEKSCESMSQKRPGELTSQEIATDKRVHTETQKCRDVEIFQGQKFKPGALISVHCSHVSSPSDFWCQDKKNKNDLDRLMQRLQKFYQTNTSVLLPQTVCCAVRFHLDKKWYRGCILEETNLNVKVILVDYGMVVQEKLQNLQALNPEFLELEWQAFRCSLYNLIDPVGGDVWSDEASTLLKDFTSGKSRNLKCKIISQLFVANKGLFNAVDLYTPVQRASEHLIEKGVAKEIQCPNQLLPSVYPCSFVYSSFDITNGTEELVFPTHVVSPWEIYAQLDRNTEIIEQLMDRAMKESEELVSQMHTGKTGSVCLAKYSEDGKWYRSFVLPAQSSLHVNVFFVDYGTKQVAEKKNVLSIPIKAVDLLLTPMQALRCSLLGVPEEEHLPEVNTWLQKATLNRGLQAKFVAINSSGHFLCDLFDGDIHINEKVREMFAIHGQKGKSVRNPSISDRCKKVVNVSSVGNKFNTKGRHRVESVVKSQRTPGHSKVVHGNGQSCQNKSFKLKAPQTSRNLNGGSAINGQAKEKNSWKPTKQPQKEKNTISSTVQPCKAFPKVSDLPAIRITPGFRSIGFISHCNSVDSFFIQLEKDEQNILKMREELNSSPFTKSVASNVKVGDLVAARYEEDLALYRAAVNSVASSGYLTVEFIDYGNTTTVDKKMIHQLASKFLSEARLSTHCKLLKPYKLEDVESFFSDAYEKPLMVEFVQNLGYAWEVSIQGLDPVHESRESNTAERREDKVQDSGQTKQRQALYAAVHEDDSSLTSICEKTEAETTSIEENTKILETGTKESKMVQEKTMEEAQATRATECMQKLRTNRKACVYRRKHDEKRGVCRSDLPQKPEIQISVAENELSNISSNSCGWSGSNKHKTSVELPESVGVDGQDVGINKCQSVVDLPTSKDDCPAPVAIPPEAPVDKGDQIRRLFLAPVKKDHEYSGFAVAVTTPGEFYVVLEDLLLIMNAVSNVLEDLPEDLAPLPEAHLVPGTGCLVKPEEKKKWCRAEIVQRDGASVIVNLVDYGYCVHLACQDVCKLKTLPIALAGLPKITHPCLLRGIKPADDLQWSDHAAMFFQQCMYQKNLKIHFRQYVSEAQWEVDVVTSDRNVAKEVVDAGHAHYIDTVLGIRFQQGLGHKREIKSNPVYEATSGKHEHKQSKMEEVPHRYLEDVSSNDDEEISEGCSTEGETEDPFSGSPDQRGSTQKTYGLKSTLSQCVSGLQ from the exons ACCAAGGGAGGATTCAAAGCTTCCTGCTCCATGTGCCCTCTGGCCAGTGGACCTGaaattaacacacactgactgcAGTCCTGGGAATATGTTAGTACACTTTCAAGGTCAATATGCTACCATCTGTGAGCTGGACTACAACATTCTCAGAGTGGAAATTCAGAACGTCCCCAAAACAACTGTATCTGTGGAAGTTGGAGACTTCTGCTTGGTGGAAGATTTGCAATCTAGTCACTGGCACAGAGGAAGAGTTCAGAACAAGTCAGAAgatttgtttgatgtgttcctGCTGGATCAAGGAAATATTCTTAGTGTTGGTCCCGAACATTTGTCTACAATTTCTGATTCCTTACTCATGCTTCCACCAAAGATCGTCTGTGGGTTCTTTGCTAATGTGCTGCCAGTTCAGGAATGCTGGGACCAACCATCGGAGGCATACTTCTCCTCTTTGATAGGCAGACTCATCAAAGGATATATCCATGGCCTTCTGCCGTACAAGATTCTTATTCTGGAAGTGCCGGAAATAACCAAAGATTTATTAAGATTGAGCTTAGGCAGACATGTGGATACAGACACGTTTCTGCTACTGGTGGAACTGGAGATAGAAGTACCAATTCAACAAGGTTGCGAGTCTGTCCCAGATTTGCTCATTGAAAAGCAAATTGCACAAGAGATTTCCTTTAAATCCTCTGGTTTATGTGGCTATGAAAATGTTCTTTCGCTTGCTGGCCCTAAGTTGGATGCTGGACAGAAGGAAAGAGTTCGAATAGCTGCTGCCATAAACCCCGGGTTATTTTACTGCCAAACGTCCTCTGCTGCAAAGGACCTCAAAGAGATGTCAGAAAGATTGGCGCTCGTGTGCGAGTCAAGGAATGGTGACATCAGAGACAAGCCTGGCGAAAATATGGGCTTACTCTGTGCGATCAAAGGCAAAGATGAGAGATGGCACCGAGGTTTTGTGCAATGCCTCCCTGTTAACTCCCAAGTTCGAGTCGTGTTCGTTGACTATGGGTATTGTGAATCTGTAAAAGTTGAGAAAATCATTCCGTTACCATCAGAGTTTCTCCTGAGACCAGTCATGACTTTTCCATGTTCTCTTTCTTGTTTGGGTGACAAAGACAAAGTCACAGTGAACCAGCAGCTGGTGCTTCTcagaaaagggttactgggtaAGGAGCTTGTGATTACAGTCGACGACTTAAACAAGGAAAAGAATGTCTTTTCAGTCACGCTCGGCAACGTGGTCGAGTGTGCACCTATCAAAACCGTACAATCTAAAGAAGTCGATACAATGGCAAGCAGGGGTATTCTCATTAATGCGCACCGATTGAGTTACAGCCCACACGAGGCAAAAAAGATGGGGAACTCGAAGAATTTGGTTGCTTTTGAACACCTACAGGATGGCTCTGTGTTTGAGGGTTACATTGAGCATGTTCAGAGTCCTCATGATTTCTGGATGAGAACAGCAGAGTCCAATGATCGATTCGAGGCCATGATGAATAAACTGACGGATTGGTTTAGTAGATTACAAGTGAATGAGGAAATCCTTCAGGATCCAGTGCCCGGTGAACTCTGTTGTGCCATGTATGAAAAAGACAGGCATTACTACAGAGCTCTTGTGGTGGATATTATTGAATATGGTGCTGAGGTGTTTTTCATTGACTTTGGAAACACAGAAAAGGTGCCGAGCATGGTGATAAAGAAAATACCCGATGAATTTACTGTGGAGCCAGAGTTTGTGCTCAATTGTTCCTTAGCTCATGCTGTTCCGTTGGAAGAAGTCTGGACCACTGCAGCAACAGACTTCTTCAGGAAAGCCACCTCAAATAAAGTGATCCTGGTTCAGGTCATTTACAGAAGGAGTGATGTGTATGGTGTGGAGTTGTACGAGAAAGGGTTTGAGAAAAGTGAAAGTATTACAAGACTTTTGACAAATGCAAAAATGGCAGCATACTGGACTTTCAGTGTGATGAAAACTCCTGGCACACCTGTAGAAGAGAATAACAAAACGGGCAAGACATTTGCGAGAAGGCAGTTTGCTGAGAAGTCTTGTGAAAGTATGTCGCAGAAACGCCCCGGCGAGTTGACAAGTCAAGAAATCGCCACGGACAAACGAGTCCACACTGAGACACAAAAATGCCGTGATGTAGAAATTTTCCAAGGTCAGAAGTTTAAGCCAGGAGCTCTGATTAGTGTCCATTGTTCACATGTCAGTTCCCCATCAGATTTTTGGTGCCAGGACAAGAAAAACAAGAATGACTTGGACAGATTAATGCAAAGACTGCAAAAGTTTTACCAGACAAACACCTCTGTGTTGCTGCCCCAGACTGTATGTTGTGCGGTCCGGTTTCACCTGGATAAAAAGTGGTACAGGGGGTGTATTCTTGAAGAAACGAATCTAAACGTTAAGGTGATTCTAGTTGACTATGGCATGGTTGTGCAAGAAAAGCTGCAGAACCTTCAAGCACTAAATCCTGAGTTCCTTGAGCTTGAATGGCAAGCATTCAGATGTAGTTTGTACAACTTAATTGACCCAGTCGGAGGAGATGTGTGGTCAGATGAGGCAAGCACCTTGTTAAAGGATTTTACGTCCGGAAAGTCACGTAATCTTAAATGCAAAATCATCTCCCAGCTCTTTGTTGCAAATAAAGGCCTCTTCAATGCGGTTGACTTGTACACGCCTGTTCAACGAGCCTCCGAACATCTCATAGAAAAGGGTGTTGCCAAAGAAATACAGTGTCCAAACCAGCTACttccatctgtctatccatgctcttttgtttattcttcttttgaCATTACCAATGGAACTGAAGAGTTGGTGTTCCCCACGCATGTTGTCAGTCCTTGGGAAATCTATGCCCAGCTGGACAGAAATACTGAGATTATTGAGCAACTTATGGACAGAGCTATGAAGGAAAGTGAAGAGTTAGTGAGTCAGATGCATACCGGTAAAACTGGCAGTGTTTGCTTGGCAAAATATTCCGAAGATGGCAAGTGGTACAGGTCATTTGTTTTGCCTGCTCAATCCAGTCTACACGTTAATGTATTCTTTGTAGATTATGGAACCAAGCAGGTTGCTGAAAAAAAGAACGTGCTATCCATTCCCATAAAGGCAGTTGATTTGCTTTTGACTCCCATGCAAGCTTTAAGGTGTAGTCTTTTAGGTGTTCCTGAGGAAGAACATTTGCCTGAAGTTAATACATGGCTTCAGAAGGCCACTCTCAACAGGGGTCTTCAAGCAAAATTTGTAGCAATAAACAGTAGCGGGCATTTCCTTTGTGACCTGTTTGATGGTGACATTCATATCAatgagaaagtaagagagatGTTTGCAATTCATGGACAAAAAGGTAAATCTGTCAGAAATCCGTCAATCAGTGATCGCTGCAAAAAAGTTGTGAATGTATCTTCTGTGGGCAACAAATTCAATACCAAGGGAAGGCATCGTGTGGAATCTGTAGTCAAATCACAGAGGACACCAGGCCATAGCAAAGTCGTACATGGAAATGGACAGTCTTgtcaaaataaatcatttaaattaaaagcTCCACAAACATCTCGCAATCTAAATGGTGGTTCTGCAATAAATGGCCAggccaaagaaaaaaacagctggAAGCCCACTAAGCAACCgcagaaagaaaagaacaccATTTCAAGCACCGTACAGCCCTGTAAGGCGTTTCCAAAAGTTAGTGATCTACCAGCCATCAGAATCACACCAGGTTTCAGAAGCATCGGGTTCATTTCTCACTGTAACTCGGTTGACAGCTTCTTTATCCAACTGGAAAAGGATGAACAAAATATCCTTAAAATGAGGGAAGAACTAAACAGCAGCCCTTTCACAAAAAGTGTTGCCTCAAATGTAAAAGTAGGGGATCTGGTTGCTGCTAGGTATGAGGAGGACTTGGCCTTGTATCGAGCTGCTGTCAACAGTGTAGCATCCAGTGGTTACCTAACAGTTGAATTTATTGACTATGGAAATACAACAACTGTTGACAAGAAGATGATTCACCAATTAGCAAGCAAGTTTCTCTCTGAAGCAAGATTAAGCACTCACTGCAAACTTCTAAAACCATACAAATTGGAGGATGTTGAGTCTTTTTTCAGTGATGCATATGAGAAACCTCTGATGGTGGAGTTTGTGCAGAATCTTGGCTATGCCTGGGAAGTGAGCATTCAGGGACTTGACCCTGTGCATGAGTCGAGAGAATCTAATACTGCTGAAAGAAGAGAAGACAAGGTTCAAGATTCAGGCCAAACCAAGCAAAGGCAAGCGCTGTATGCAGCAGTACATGAAGATGACTCTTCCCTTACGAGTATCTGTGAAAAGACTGAAGCAGAAACAACCAGCAttgaagaaaacacaaaaatactggAAACTGGAACCAAAGAAAGTAAAATGGTTCAAGAGAAAACCATGGAAGAAGCGCAGGCCACAAGAGCCACAGAATGCATGCAGAAATTAAGAACAAATAGAAAAGCCTGTGTCTACAGACGTAAACATGATGAGAAACGAGGTGTTTGCCGAAGCGATTTGCCACAGAAGCCTGAAATACAGATCAGTGTTGCAGAGAATGAACTTTCCAATATATCAAGCAATTCATGTGGTTGGTCTGGTTCAAATAAGCATAAAACCTCTGTTGAACTACCAGAGAGCGTAGGAGTTGATGGACAGGATGTTGGTATAAACAAATGTCAGTCTGTTGTAGATCTGCCAACTTCAAAAGACGATTGCCCTGCACCCGTGGCCATTCCCCCTGAGGCGCCAGTGGACAAAGGAGATCAGATAAGACGTCTGTTTCTTGCACCAGTTAAAAAGGATCACGAATACTCAGGATTTGCAGTAGCAGTCACCACACCTGGTGAATTTTACGTTGTACTTGAGGACCTACTTCTCATCATGAATGCTGTATCAAATGTCCTTGAAGACCTACCAGAAGACTTGGCTCCGTTGCCAGAGGCTCATCTGGTTCCTGGTACCGGTTGCCTGGTAAAGcctgaagaaaagaagaaatggtGTAGAGCAGAGATAGTACAACGCGATGGCGCGTCAGTGATCGTTAATCTCGTTGATTATGGGTATTGTGTACATTTGGCATGCCAAGATGTCTGCAAACTTAAAACACTTCCTATTGCGCTTGCTGGACTTCCGAAGATCACTCACCCTTGCTTGTTAAGAGGAATTAAGCCAGCTGATGATCTGCAGTGGTCTGACCATGCTGCTATGTTTTTCCAACAGTGTATGTACCAAAAAAATCTTAAGATCCATTTCAGACAGTATGTCTCCGAGGCACAGTGGGAGGTTGATGTTGTCACGTCCGACAGAAACGTCGCTAAAGAGGTGGTTGATGCTGGTCATGCGCACTACATAGACACTGTGCTTGGAATACGGTTTCAGCAAGGACTAGGCCATAAAAGGGAGATCAAGTCCAACCCTGTCTACGAAGCTACATCTGGaaaacatgaacacaaacagTCAAAAATGGAGGAAGTGCCACATAGATATTTGGAAGACGTGTCCtcaaatgatgatgaagaaattTCCGAAGGCTGTAGTACAGAAGGAGAGACTGAAGACCCCTTCAGTGGAAGCCCTGACCAACGTGGGTCAACACAGAAAACGTATGGTCTGAAGTCTACTTTAAGCCAAT GTGTCAGCGGACTGCAGTGA